The Thermonema lapsum genome window below encodes:
- a CDS encoding cell division ATP-binding protein FtsE has translation MENQPDVVVSVKGATIYQNGMPVLSDVYFDVHKGEFVYIVGRTGSGKTSLLKTLYADLPLYKGDVEVAGIQLFNIKRRDIAKLRRRIGIVFQDFQLLMDRSVADNLFFVMRATGWRSTAKMKQRMNEVLLRVGLSGATSKMPHQLSGGEQQRVVIARALLNEPAILIADEPTGNLDPAVGEEIMDLFMKINRSGTAVLMATHNYQFIEQFPARVLKCEHGTLLDSTLHNFDLKTLF, from the coding sequence ATGGAAAACCAGCCGGATGTAGTTGTAAGTGTTAAAGGCGCAACCATCTACCAAAATGGTATGCCCGTGCTTAGCGATGTTTATTTCGATGTGCACAAGGGGGAGTTCGTCTATATTGTAGGGCGCACGGGGAGCGGTAAAACTTCCTTATTGAAGACGCTTTATGCCGATTTGCCCCTCTACAAAGGCGATGTAGAGGTGGCAGGCATTCAACTGTTCAATATCAAACGCAGAGACATTGCCAAGCTACGCCGACGCATAGGCATCGTTTTTCAGGATTTTCAGCTGCTTATGGACCGTAGCGTGGCTGACAATTTGTTTTTTGTCATGCGAGCTACAGGTTGGCGCAGCACTGCCAAAATGAAGCAACGTATGAACGAGGTGCTGTTGCGGGTAGGTTTAAGTGGAGCAACAAGCAAAATGCCGCATCAGTTGTCGGGAGGCGAACAACAGCGCGTAGTCATTGCGCGTGCTTTGCTCAATGAGCCAGCTATCCTTATTGCCGATGAACCCACTGGCAATCTGGACCCCGCCGTAGGCGAAGAAATTATGGACCTGTTTATGAAAATTAACCGTAGCGGTACCGCCGTACTGATGGCAACGCACAACTATCAATTTATAGAGCAATTTCCGGCACGTGTGTTAAAATGCGAGCATGGTACTTTGCTTGATTCCACCCTGCACAACTTTGATTTAAAAACTTTGTTTTGA
- a CDS encoding fructose-6-phosphate aldolase translates to MYIIKVKGKAKIPDYVQIRDDNFVLVAYFRADRPLKDKDLEKLNLVGKEAALRQLIEQIPYGKLQKLEL, encoded by the coding sequence ATGTATATTATCAAAGTAAAGGGCAAAGCCAAAATTCCGGATTACGTTCAAATACGGGATGATAACTTCGTTTTGGTGGCTTATTTTCGAGCGGACCGACCGCTTAAAGACAAAGACTTGGAAAAGCTTAACTTAGTAGGAAAAGAAGCTGCTTTACGCCAACTGATAGAGCAAATCCCCTATGGGAAACTGCAAAAACTGGAATTGTGA
- a CDS encoding L-threonylcarbamoyladenylate synthase translates to MAAELLKIHPQNPEERKIRKVVECLKEGGVIIYPTDTVYGIGCDIHKKQAVERLCRIKGVEPQKARLSFICHDLSHIAEYAKVETPIFKIMKKALPGPFTFILPANSKAPDGVLYKRNTVGIRVPDNPIPRMIVQQLGNPIITSSIHDEDEIIEYTTDPEEIYERFKHLVDIVIDGGAGNNVPSTIVDCSNGEIEVIREGAGDISMYL, encoded by the coding sequence ATGGCAGCAGAATTGTTGAAAATACACCCACAAAACCCCGAAGAGCGCAAAATACGGAAGGTAGTGGAGTGCTTGAAAGAGGGCGGCGTAATCATTTATCCTACCGATACGGTTTATGGTATTGGTTGCGACATCCACAAAAAGCAGGCGGTGGAGCGTTTGTGCAGAATCAAAGGAGTAGAACCCCAAAAAGCCCGTCTCTCTTTTATCTGTCATGACCTGAGTCATATTGCCGAGTACGCCAAGGTGGAAACGCCTATTTTTAAAATCATGAAAAAAGCCTTGCCCGGACCTTTTACCTTCATTCTGCCAGCTAACAGCAAAGCACCCGATGGCGTCCTTTACAAGCGCAATACGGTGGGCATTCGTGTGCCGGACAATCCCATACCCCGCATGATAGTGCAGCAGCTGGGCAATCCTATCATCACCTCATCCATTCATGATGAAGATGAAATCATAGAATACACTACTGACCCCGAAGAAATCTATGAACGCTTTAAGCATTTGGTCGATATCGTGATTGACGGAGGCGCAGGCAATAACGTCCCCTCTACCATTGTGGATTGTTCCAATGGAGAAATAGAAGTAATCAGAGAAGGAGCAGGTGATATTTCCATGTACTTATAG
- the fumC gene encoding class II fumarate hydratase, which yields MEYRIEHDTMGEVQVPADKYWGAQTQRSKENFKIGGHLMPIEIIRAYAILKKAAALTNAELGVLDQEKAELIARVCDEILEGKLDDQFPLVVWQTGSGTQTNMNVNEVIANRGHVLKGGQLTDKKKFLHPNDDVNKSQSSNDTFPTAMHIAAYKMIVEHTIPNIEKLRDTLQQKAEAFKDVIKIGRTHFMDATPLTLGNEFSGYVAQLNHGLRALRNSLEHLRELALGGTAVGTGLNTPKGYAEKVADYIAKFTGLPFVTAPNKFEALAASDGIVEASGALKQLAVSLMKIANDIRMLASGPRCGIGEINIPANEPGSSIMPGKVNPTQSEAMTMVCAQVIGNDTAINIGGMNGHFELNVFRPMMIFNLLTSARLLGDACESFNDKCAVGIEPNHERIQHHLNNSLMLVTALNPYIGYENAAKIAKKAHAEGKTLKEAAIELGLLTAEQFDEWVNPKKMIGSLK from the coding sequence ATGGAATACCGCATTGAACACGACACCATGGGCGAAGTACAAGTGCCTGCAGATAAGTATTGGGGAGCCCAAACCCAGCGCTCCAAAGAAAACTTCAAAATCGGTGGGCACCTCATGCCCATAGAGATAATCAGGGCTTATGCCATCCTGAAAAAAGCAGCGGCACTCACCAATGCAGAATTGGGAGTATTAGACCAAGAGAAAGCCGAGCTTATTGCCCGCGTGTGTGATGAAATCCTTGAAGGCAAACTCGATGACCAGTTTCCGCTAGTAGTGTGGCAAACTGGCTCAGGCACTCAAACCAACATGAACGTAAACGAAGTCATAGCCAACCGCGGGCATGTACTCAAAGGCGGGCAGCTGACCGACAAAAAGAAGTTTTTACACCCCAACGACGACGTAAACAAATCGCAGTCTTCGAACGACACCTTCCCTACGGCTATGCATATTGCTGCCTACAAAATGATTGTAGAGCATACCATCCCTAACATAGAAAAGTTGCGCGATACGCTACAGCAAAAAGCAGAAGCATTTAAAGATGTCATTAAGATTGGACGCACCCACTTTATGGATGCCACTCCGCTCACTTTGGGTAATGAATTTTCGGGCTACGTGGCACAGCTGAACCATGGCTTGCGTGCACTGCGCAACAGCCTTGAACATCTGCGCGAGCTGGCGTTGGGCGGCACTGCTGTGGGCACAGGCTTGAATACCCCCAAAGGATACGCCGAAAAGGTAGCTGACTATATTGCCAAATTTACCGGATTGCCCTTTGTTACCGCCCCCAACAAATTCGAAGCGCTGGCTGCTAGCGACGGCATCGTAGAAGCCTCGGGAGCACTGAAACAGCTGGCTGTAAGCTTAATGAAGATTGCCAACGATATACGTATGCTGGCTTCCGGTCCACGCTGCGGCATTGGCGAAATCAACATTCCTGCCAATGAGCCCGGTTCTTCCATCATGCCCGGCAAAGTGAACCCCACCCAGTCGGAAGCTATGACCATGGTATGTGCCCAAGTCATTGGTAACGACACTGCAATCAACATAGGCGGCATGAACGGGCACTTCGAGTTGAACGTCTTCCGCCCCATGATGATATTTAACCTGCTCACTTCGGCTCGTTTGCTGGGCGATGCTTGCGAATCGTTCAACGACAAATGCGCCGTAGGCATAGAACCCAATCACGAACGCATCCAACACCACCTCAACAACTCTTTGATGCTGGTAACGGCACTCAACCCCTATATTGGCTACGAAAATGCTGCAAAGATAGCCAAGAAAGCACACGCAGAAGGAAAAACGCTGAAAGAAGCCGCCATAGAGCTGGGCTTGCTCACTGCCGAGCAATTCGACGAGTGGGTAAACCCCAAAAAAATGATAGGAAGTTTGAAGTAA
- a CDS encoding Ezrin/radixin/moesin family protein, with protein MATFLYLDRNFQIFYWFLESTDAMKVIKTTLLILLLGGVFYPGPSQQAFAQMSKAEKKAWKKKKKATNPLAFKQVVEEQEEIQQKIKQTKQELELLRLQLGEKDNRLAQLREENQKLEQQRQEEVDATSRQGPNERGVFFRVQVGAYETIDLSSRITREADMKVESEGAIKKYTIGYFNDYWEADKFKKYLQSMGIKDAWIVAYRDGVRVDIKEALEGIL; from the coding sequence ATGGCAACTTTTTTGTATCTTGACCGTAATTTTCAAATATTTTACTGGTTTTTAGAATCTACCGATGCTATGAAAGTAATCAAGACAACTTTGCTCATTCTTCTTTTGGGGGGTGTTTTCTATCCCGGTCCCTCACAACAGGCTTTTGCTCAGATGAGCAAAGCAGAAAAAAAAGCTTGGAAAAAGAAAAAGAAAGCCACGAACCCGCTGGCTTTCAAGCAAGTGGTGGAAGAGCAAGAAGAAATTCAACAGAAGATTAAACAAACCAAACAGGAGTTAGAGCTTCTTCGCTTACAATTGGGCGAAAAAGACAACCGCTTAGCCCAACTGCGCGAAGAAAATCAAAAACTGGAACAGCAACGACAAGAAGAAGTAGATGCCACCAGCCGCCAAGGACCCAATGAGCGTGGCGTGTTCTTCCGTGTGCAAGTAGGCGCTTACGAAACCATTGACCTTAGCAGCCGCATTACCCGAGAAGCCGATATGAAAGTAGAATCCGAAGGGGCAATAAAAAAATACACCATCGGCTATTTCAATGACTACTGGGAGGCAGATAAATTCAAAAAGTACTTGCAAAGCATGGGTATTAAAGACGCATGGATTGTGGCTTATCGTGATGGTGTGCGTGTAGACATCAAAGAAGCCTTGGAGGGTATCCTATAA
- the panD gene encoding aspartate 1-decarboxylase, producing MMIQVFKSKIHRVKVTQAELHYVGSITIDEALMEAANLIEGERVQVVNINNGERLETYVIKGERNSGMICLNGPAARKVQVGDIVIIISYAFMSVEEAKNFKPTIIFPDENNRLP from the coding sequence ATGATGATTCAAGTATTCAAGTCCAAGATTCACCGAGTAAAAGTAACACAAGCCGAGCTGCATTATGTGGGAAGTATCACCATAGATGAGGCTTTGATGGAAGCAGCCAACCTCATTGAAGGAGAACGCGTGCAGGTAGTCAATATCAATAATGGCGAGCGCTTAGAGACCTATGTCATCAAGGGCGAGCGCAACAGCGGCATGATTTGCCTGAACGGACCCGCCGCACGCAAAGTGCAAGTAGGCGATATAGTCATTATCATTTCGTATGCTTTCATGAGTGTAGAAGAAGCCAAAAACTTCAAACCTACGATTATCTTTCCTGACGAAAACAACCGCTTACCTTAA
- the panC gene encoding pantoate--beta-alanine ligase, producing the protein MLFLKKPQDAHFQCLSFKKAGKSIGFVPTMGALHEGHLSLIRRAKAENDVVVCSIFVNPTQFNDPKDFEKYPRTLDSDRQLLETEGCNLLFAPQEQDMYPQQPVLTFQFGYLEKVMEGAHRPGHFNGVALIVSKLFHIVQPDNAYFGQKDYQQYLIVRQLVSDLSFPLQVIACPTVREADGLAMSSRNRRLTPAQRRDAVVLYQCLQEAKQRLLNGETVASVKQYVAGIFAALQEKGIRLEYFEVADGYTLSPVEDIYRHQEVVLCIAAYVGEVRLIDNVLLFS; encoded by the coding sequence ATGCTCTTTTTGAAAAAACCACAAGATGCTCATTTTCAATGCCTAAGCTTTAAAAAAGCAGGAAAAAGCATTGGTTTTGTTCCCACAATGGGGGCACTACACGAAGGGCATCTGTCGTTGATTCGCCGTGCCAAAGCAGAAAACGATGTTGTCGTCTGCAGTATTTTTGTAAACCCCACACAGTTCAACGACCCTAAAGATTTCGAAAAATACCCTCGTACTTTAGATAGCGACCGCCAATTGCTGGAAACAGAAGGCTGTAACCTGCTGTTTGCCCCTCAAGAGCAAGACATGTATCCCCAGCAGCCAGTACTTACATTTCAATTTGGATATCTGGAAAAGGTCATGGAAGGGGCTCACCGCCCGGGGCACTTCAACGGAGTAGCCTTAATTGTGTCGAAGCTTTTCCATATTGTGCAGCCCGATAATGCTTATTTTGGACAAAAAGACTACCAGCAATACCTTATCGTCCGGCAGTTGGTCAGCGACCTTTCCTTTCCGCTGCAGGTCATTGCCTGCCCCACTGTTCGTGAAGCCGACGGGCTGGCAATGTCGTCACGTAACCGCCGCCTGACACCAGCCCAACGTCGTGATGCAGTGGTACTTTATCAATGCCTGCAAGAAGCCAAACAACGGCTCTTGAATGGTGAAACGGTGGCATCCGTCAAGCAATATGTTGCAGGCATTTTTGCTGCTTTACAAGAAAAAGGCATTCGTTTGGAATATTTTGAGGTAGCCGACGGTTATACTCTTAGCCCGGTGGAAGATATTTACCGACACCAAGAAGTGGTATTGTGTATTGCTGCTTATGTTGGCGAAGTGCGATTGATAGACAATGTGCTGTTGTTTTCTTAA
- the metH gene encoding methionine synthase: protein MTAMDAHPIEKALQERILVLDGAMGTMIQRYGLTEADYRGERFRDFPHELKGNNDLLSLTQPHIIREIHEKYLQAGADIIETNTFNSTSISQADYHLQELVYELNYEAARLAKEVAARFSDKPRWVAGSIGPTNRTASLSPDVNRPAYRAITFDTLVDAYYEQVRGLVEGGVDLLLVETVFDTLNAKAALFAIEKYFEDTGKAPLPVMVSGTITDASGRTLSGQTVEAFLISLSHYPLLSIGLNCALGADLMRPYVETLAKQAPFFTSAHPNAGLPNAFGKYDHTPEIMGQMVEDFLREGWLNIIGGCCGTTPEHIRLIADLAQRYAPRRRPAKKHLTALSGLEPLYVNEVTGFVNIGERTNVAGSRKFARLICEGNYEAALAIARQQVENGAQVIDINMDEGMLDAEAAMTHFLHLIASEPDIARVPVMIDSSKWSVLEAGLKCVQGKAVVNSLSLKDGEEEFLRRARLARRYGAAVVVMAFDEQGQADTYERRIEICERAYRLLTERLNFPPEDIIFDPNVLTVGTGIAEHANYAVDFVRAVEWIKKNLPYAKTSGGISNVSFAFRGNDRVREAMHSAFLYKAIRAGLDMGIVNAGMIEVYEEIPKDLLEHVEDVLWNRRPDATERLIAFAETLKNDGAQAAKQTEAWREASVEERLKYALIKGITDYIEADTEEARQKYVSPLKVIEGPLMDGMRIVGDLFGAGKMFLPQVVKSARVMKKSVAYLIPFLEAEKRQNPNGSAAGKILLATVKGDVHDIGKNIVGVVLACNNYEIIDLGVMVPANKIIEEAKKHKVDIIGLSGLITPSLDEMVHVAKELEREGMCVPLLIGGATTSRAHTAVKIAPHYSAPVVHVLDAGRSVPVVSALLSEERASFVEQIRQEYEGLRKQYERKQHTKDLLPIEAARANRLKIDWTQAPLYEPKKLGVHYLMDYPLEEIAAYIDWTPFFWTWELKGKYPAILEDATYGQEARKLLLDARCMLDEIIQQKRLKAHAAFALLPANAVGDDIVVYDTQGTSAGETTYAGTPLPLPLKTVFHMLREQKKKAEGLPNLSLADFVAPISTGRLDYIGCFAVTTGIGLDEWVQQLEAQHDDYRAIMAKALADRLAEAFAELLHARIRREFWAYAPNENLSMEDIIAEKYQGIRPAAGYPACPDHTEKRAIFDLLDAEVKLGMRLTESYAMYPAASVSGWYLAHPQAHYFGIGKIAVDQLQDYAERKGLNLKEMEKWLRPYLSE, encoded by the coding sequence ATGACAGCTATGGATGCACATCCTATTGAAAAAGCACTGCAAGAGCGTATCTTGGTGCTGGACGGTGCCATGGGCACCATGATTCAGCGCTACGGACTTACCGAAGCCGATTATCGTGGCGAGCGCTTCCGTGACTTTCCCCATGAGCTCAAGGGAAACAACGACCTTTTATCTTTGACACAGCCCCACATTATACGGGAAATTCATGAGAAGTACCTGCAAGCGGGTGCCGACATCATCGAAACCAACACCTTTAACAGCACTTCTATCTCGCAAGCCGACTACCATTTGCAAGAACTGGTGTATGAGCTGAACTATGAAGCCGCCCGCTTGGCAAAGGAAGTTGCTGCCCGTTTTAGCGATAAGCCCCGCTGGGTGGCAGGTTCTATAGGACCTACCAACCGTACCGCTTCGCTTTCGCCCGATGTGAACCGTCCGGCATATCGAGCCATCACCTTCGACACCCTCGTGGATGCCTACTATGAGCAGGTGCGTGGGTTGGTAGAAGGTGGAGTTGACTTGCTTCTAGTAGAAACGGTATTTGATACCCTGAATGCCAAGGCGGCTCTTTTTGCCATTGAAAAATATTTTGAAGATACCGGCAAGGCGCCTTTACCTGTGATGGTTTCGGGCACCATCACCGATGCCAGCGGACGTACTCTCTCGGGGCAAACCGTAGAGGCATTTTTGATATCCCTTTCGCACTACCCCCTGCTAAGCATAGGCTTGAATTGTGCCTTAGGGGCTGATTTGATGCGTCCTTATGTGGAAACGCTTGCCAAGCAGGCGCCTTTCTTTACTTCTGCACATCCCAATGCGGGCTTGCCCAATGCCTTTGGAAAATACGACCATACGCCCGAAATCATGGGGCAAATGGTGGAAGACTTTCTGCGTGAAGGATGGCTCAACATTATTGGGGGGTGCTGTGGAACCACACCCGAGCATATACGCCTCATTGCCGACTTGGCACAGCGCTATGCGCCGCGTCGGCGTCCTGCCAAAAAGCACCTGACAGCTCTTAGCGGCTTGGAGCCTCTTTATGTCAACGAGGTAACTGGTTTTGTGAACATAGGCGAGCGCACCAACGTAGCCGGTTCCCGCAAATTTGCCCGCCTGATTTGTGAAGGCAACTATGAAGCGGCATTGGCAATAGCACGTCAGCAGGTGGAAAATGGCGCCCAAGTCATCGACATCAACATGGACGAAGGCATGCTCGATGCCGAAGCTGCCATGACCCACTTCCTGCATCTCATCGCTTCGGAGCCCGATATTGCTCGTGTACCTGTGATGATAGACTCTTCGAAGTGGAGCGTCTTGGAAGCAGGTTTGAAATGTGTGCAAGGAAAAGCGGTGGTCAATTCGCTCTCGCTAAAAGACGGAGAAGAAGAATTTTTGCGTCGTGCTCGACTGGCACGCCGTTATGGAGCCGCTGTGGTAGTGATGGCTTTCGATGAGCAGGGACAAGCCGACACCTACGAGCGTCGTATAGAAATCTGTGAGCGGGCTTACCGTCTGCTTACCGAGCGTCTGAACTTCCCCCCCGAAGACATCATTTTCGACCCCAACGTATTGACTGTGGGCACCGGCATTGCCGAGCACGCCAATTATGCCGTGGACTTCGTGCGCGCAGTGGAGTGGATTAAGAAGAACTTGCCATATGCCAAAACCAGCGGGGGAATCAGCAATGTGTCTTTTGCTTTCCGTGGCAACGACCGTGTGCGCGAAGCCATGCATTCGGCTTTTTTATACAAAGCCATTCGTGCGGGCTTGGATATGGGCATTGTCAATGCCGGCATGATAGAAGTGTATGAGGAAATACCCAAAGACCTGCTCGAACATGTGGAGGACGTTTTATGGAATCGCCGCCCCGACGCCACCGAACGCCTCATCGCCTTTGCCGAAACCTTGAAAAATGATGGTGCACAGGCTGCTAAGCAAACCGAAGCATGGCGCGAGGCAAGCGTGGAAGAGCGATTAAAGTACGCTTTAATCAAAGGCATCACCGACTACATCGAAGCAGACACCGAAGAAGCTCGACAAAAATATGTTTCGCCGTTAAAGGTCATTGAAGGTCCTTTGATGGATGGCATGCGCATCGTGGGAGATTTGTTTGGGGCAGGCAAAATGTTCTTACCACAGGTGGTAAAGAGCGCCCGAGTCATGAAAAAATCGGTAGCGTATTTGATTCCTTTTCTCGAAGCAGAAAAACGCCAAAACCCGAATGGCAGCGCCGCCGGTAAAATACTGCTGGCTACTGTCAAGGGAGATGTGCACGACATAGGAAAAAACATCGTGGGGGTAGTCTTGGCATGTAACAACTACGAAATCATTGACTTAGGAGTTATGGTGCCCGCGAACAAAATCATAGAAGAGGCAAAAAAACACAAGGTGGACATCATCGGGCTGAGCGGCTTGATAACCCCCAGTCTTGATGAGATGGTACATGTAGCCAAAGAGTTGGAGCGCGAGGGCATGTGTGTGCCCTTGCTCATAGGGGGAGCTACCACCTCGCGGGCACACACCGCTGTAAAAATAGCACCCCATTACAGCGCCCCTGTGGTGCACGTGTTGGATGCCGGACGCAGCGTGCCTGTGGTCAGTGCTTTGTTGAGCGAAGAAAGAGCGTCTTTTGTCGAGCAAATACGTCAGGAATATGAGGGGCTTCGCAAGCAATATGAACGCAAGCAGCACACCAAAGACCTCTTACCCATAGAAGCGGCACGTGCCAATCGCTTAAAAATAGATTGGACACAGGCACCCCTCTATGAGCCTAAAAAATTGGGAGTGCATTATCTCATGGATTATCCACTGGAGGAAATAGCCGCCTATATAGATTGGACACCCTTCTTTTGGACGTGGGAGTTGAAAGGGAAATACCCTGCCATCTTGGAAGATGCAACCTATGGGCAGGAAGCCCGCAAACTGTTGCTTGATGCTCGCTGTATGCTTGACGAAATCATACAGCAGAAACGCCTGAAAGCCCATGCTGCTTTTGCCTTGTTGCCTGCCAATGCAGTAGGCGATGATATTGTAGTGTATGACACACAAGGCACCTCCGCCGGTGAAACTACTTATGCCGGCACGCCCTTGCCTTTGCCCTTGAAAACAGTATTTCACATGTTGCGTGAGCAGAAGAAAAAGGCAGAGGGGCTACCCAATTTATCTTTAGCCGACTTTGTAGCCCCCATATCCACCGGGCGCCTTGATTACATCGGCTGCTTTGCTGTAACTACCGGCATTGGCTTAGATGAATGGGTGCAGCAGCTGGAAGCACAGCATGACGATTACCGTGCTATCATGGCTAAAGCACTGGCAGACCGATTGGCGGAAGCTTTCGCTGAGCTATTGCACGCGCGCATAAGACGCGAATTTTGGGCATATGCCCCCAACGAAAATCTTTCTATGGAAGACATCATTGCCGAGAAATATCAAGGCATTCGTCCGGCTGCAGGCTACCCTGCCTGCCCCGACCATACAGAGAAACGAGCAATCTTTGATTTGCTTGATGCAGAGGTGAAGTTGGGCATGCGTCTTACCGAAAGCTATGCCATGTATCCTGCTGCTTCGGTAAGCGGATGGTATTTGGCACACCCCCAAGCACATTATTTTGGAATAGGTAAGATTGCTGTGGACCAGCTTCAAGACTACGCTGAACGTAAAGGATTGAATTTAAAAGAAATGGAAAAATGGTTGCGTCCTTATCTGAGTGAATAG
- a CDS encoding lysylphosphatidylglycerol synthase transmembrane domain-containing protein, producing the protein MKKILRYLLSYALPLLAGIGLLIYTFRDQDLSQIESLFHEAPIGWILLSFLFAFIAHWARAYRWLFLLAPLGYRVKVSHSFVAVMTGYFANLLLPRMGEVTRCAFLQKTDDIPANVSFGTVITERIIDLFILSGLVTLTIVMESERIGQFIISLLGEKTAQWLANLQNKLWAWLLLAAVGIVLVGLLIYFVKKYRHLPLIQKALRLWQGLWQGILSVQKVKNKTAFVFFTLLIWLMYYLMAYVLFFCHPLTAKLGILSGLSILVLGGLGIAAPVQGGIGAYHFLVMNAFMMYGLPKDFSLSFATFMHTIQTLAVVFWGGLSFVAGLFIKKRVPVSAKSSEKM; encoded by the coding sequence ATGAAAAAAATACTGCGTTACCTGTTGTCCTATGCCTTACCTTTGCTTGCCGGCATAGGACTTCTTATTTACACCTTCCGTGACCAAGACCTTAGTCAAATAGAGAGCCTTTTTCATGAAGCCCCTATTGGATGGATACTGCTCTCTTTTTTATTTGCTTTCATAGCACACTGGGCGCGCGCCTATCGATGGCTTTTTTTGCTTGCCCCCTTAGGCTATCGTGTCAAGGTGAGCCACTCGTTCGTAGCTGTCATGACGGGTTATTTTGCCAATTTACTGTTGCCGCGCATGGGCGAAGTAACGCGTTGCGCATTTCTGCAGAAAACCGACGACATACCTGCCAACGTTTCTTTTGGCACCGTCATTACTGAGCGCATCATCGACTTGTTTATTCTTTCAGGGCTGGTTACGCTCACTATAGTGATGGAATCGGAGCGTATCGGTCAGTTTATCATTAGCCTATTGGGCGAGAAAACCGCGCAGTGGCTTGCCAACTTGCAAAACAAACTGTGGGCATGGCTACTGCTGGCAGCAGTGGGCATTGTGCTTGTTGGCTTACTGATATACTTCGTCAAAAAATATCGACACCTTCCCCTCATACAAAAAGCGCTGCGGCTATGGCAAGGGCTATGGCAAGGAATTCTTAGCGTGCAGAAGGTAAAAAACAAAACAGCTTTTGTTTTTTTCACCCTCTTGATTTGGCTGATGTATTATCTGATGGCTTATGTACTTTTTTTCTGTCATCCACTAACAGCAAAATTGGGGATTCTTAGCGGGCTTAGCATCTTAGTACTGGGAGGCTTGGGCATCGCCGCCCCCGTGCAGGGTGGCATTGGTGCCTATCATTTCTTGGTCATGAATGCTTTTATGATGTATGGGCTGCCCAAAGATTTTTCTTTGTCTTTTGCCACTTTTATGCATACAATTCAGACCTTAGCGGTCGTTTTTTGGGGAGGACTGAGCTTTGTGGCAGGCTTGTTTATCAAAAAACGAGTGCCTGTCAGTGCAAAAAGCTCAGAAAAAATGTAA
- a CDS encoding glycogen/starch synthase: MSKLKILYAASEINPFLQTSKVADFVRRLPQAMQERGMEIRILVPRFGIINERKNRLHEVVRLSGINISVGDEEKPLIIKVASVPNAKMQVYFVDNEDYFQRKSVFVDKNNQFFEDNDERAVFFCKGVLETVKRLGWSPDIVHCNDWITSLIPMYIKTVYRKDPLFQHTKTVFTVYNNFYSYKFGDDLIEKVKMNDMDDASLEVLKGADMSAFIKAGMAYADVVLRTNEDYDEKLQKLFEELEAQNKPVGQITDEESMPDYHYNLYNELAGEK, encoded by the coding sequence ATGTCAAAGCTTAAAATCCTTTACGCAGCAAGCGAAATCAACCCATTTCTTCAAACGTCTAAGGTAGCTGATTTTGTGCGCCGCTTGCCTCAAGCCATGCAAGAGCGCGGCATGGAAATTCGCATTTTGGTTCCCCGTTTCGGGATTATCAACGAAAGGAAAAACCGCCTGCACGAAGTAGTCCGCTTGTCGGGGATTAACATATCGGTAGGAGATGAAGAAAAGCCCTTGATTATCAAAGTGGCTTCTGTGCCCAACGCCAAGATGCAGGTTTATTTTGTGGATAACGAGGACTACTTCCAAAGAAAGTCTGTTTTTGTCGATAAAAACAATCAATTCTTTGAAGACAACGACGAGCGTGCCGTCTTTTTCTGCAAAGGAGTGCTCGAAACGGTGAAGCGCCTCGGTTGGTCTCCCGATATTGTGCATTGCAACGATTGGATTACCAGCCTCATTCCCATGTACATTAAAACCGTGTACAGAAAGGACCCGCTCTTCCAGCATACAAAAACAGTTTTTACTGTGTACAATAATTTTTATTCTTATAAATTTGGGGATGATTTAATTGAAAAAGTGAAAATGAACGACATGGACGATGCCAGCCTGGAAGTGCTCAAAGGTGCCGACATGAGCGCCTTCATCAAAGCAGGTATGGCATATGCCGATGTGGTTCTTCGCACAAATGAAGATTATGATGAAAAACTTCAAAAGCTATTTGAAGAGCTGGAAGCACAGAACAAGCCCGTGGGGCAAATCACCGATGAAGAAAGCATGCCCGATTACCATTATAACCTATACAACGAGCTGGCAGGCGAAAAGTAA